A DNA window from Daucus carota subsp. sativus chromosome 3, DH1 v3.0, whole genome shotgun sequence contains the following coding sequences:
- the LOC108212308 gene encoding uncharacterized protein LOC108212308, producing MNVTLCKEVTEAEIQRAVKQLGPLKAPGKDGFPGLFFRKYWDIVGVQVSSAVKEFFTSMIMPSSLNTTQVVLIPKVPNLEDLSSISEMAIKLDLNKAFDRVEWDFLLAVMNKMGFSSTWQSWISQCISTSSLEFFINDEIYCTIEPQRGLRQGDPISPYLFLIVADVLSRSISNAVNNGLFSGIKMARECPTEYCLASGQKINFSKSLVLFSPNTNSELKQKVIDILGISKSSGKSKYLGLPATLGKNKSEVFAYILERVLKKMQGWKSKLLSQAGREILIKAVVQAIPSYAMHCFLLSQSMINKIMTAVRRFWWGGDSDKNCIYWRKWDLLTKAKSEGGMGFRDLKSFNLALLAKQGWRLLGRDILLTGIRWQVGNGRSINFWCDRWIPNNQGFFVRDAKGPFNVNSSVADFISSGKWNLSKLKECVSDQSVSEISAIPISRTNANDRLVWHFDYKGNYTVKSGYYVALSLKDSSTQHASSSSNPSKSFWKLLWSISAPPKLKHFLWRICSNALWLSSMISMFESKKDVLFFLSTFAFVGWSVWVSRNKFVYENVPVSHVSTLKASVQAQVEFLSLLETSCLESRSSTVVSSLQWIPPLVNKVKFNCDGAFKNGSATIGVIGRDHVGQLVDGLGCSVKAVSALQVELIAIREACQAIKSQQLSSAIVESDCKFTVDLLSSSLDPPWSCAVLVEDIKVIASQFCTVFSSVPRHWVAKQAFHGLLLLDWVSSPPADLLSLLSSDFSRVS from the exons ATGAATGTTACATTATGCAAGGAAGTTACCGAAGCAGAAATTCAGAGAGCTGTTAAGCAACTTGGGCCTTTGAAAGCACCTGGTAAGGATGGTTTTCCTGGATTATTTTTTCGAAAGTACTGGGATATTGTCGGTGTTCAAGTCAGTTCAGCTGTTAAGGAATTTTTCACTTCGATGATAATGCCATCATCTCTTAATACTACTCAGGTAGTTCTTATTCCTAAAGTTCCGAATCTTGAAGATTTAA GCTCTATTTCGGAGATGGCTATAAAGCTAGATTTAAATAAAGCTTTTGATCGTGTTGAATGGGATTTCTTACTTGCTGTAATGAATAAAATGGGGTTTTCTTCTACATGGCAATCTTGGATTTCGCAGTGTATCTCGACTTCTTCTCtggaattttttattaatgatgagATTTATTGTACAATAGAGCCTCAAAGGGGTTTGAGGCAGGGAGATCCCATATCTCCGTACTTGTTTCTTATTGTAGCTGATGTTTTGTCTCGCTCTATCTCAAACGCAGTTAATAATGGATTATTTTCTGGTATCAAAATGGCTCGTGAATGTCCAACG GAGTATTGTCTAGCCTCTGGTCAGAagattaatttttctaaatcttTAGTTCTGTTTAGCCCAAATACTAATTCGGAGCTTAAACAGAAAGTTATTGATATTTTGGGAATTTCAAAATCCTCTGGGAAAAGTAAGTATTTGGGTCTTCCGGCTACTCTTGGTAAAAATAAATCAGAGGTGTTTGCTTATATTCTCGAAAGAGTTCTTAAAAAGATGCAAGGTTGGAAGAGTAAGCTTTTATCGCAGGCAGGAAGAGAAATCTTAATAAAAGCTGTTGTCCAGGCAATTCCCTCATATGCTATGCATTGTTTTCTTCTTTCCCAGAGtatgattaataaaattatgactGCAGTTAGAAGATTTTGGTGGGGAGGTGATTCAGATAAGAATTGTATCTATTGGCGAAAATGGGATCTTCTTACAAAGGCAAAATCAGAAGGTGGAATGGGGTTTAGAGATTTAAAATCTTTTAATCTTGCACTGTTGGCCAAGCAAGGCTGGAGGCTTCTT GGTAGAGATATTTTGTTAACTGGAATTCGTTGGCAAGTGGGTAATGGCAGAAGTATAAACTTTTGGTGTGATCGTTGGATTCCCAATAATCAAGGCTTTTTCGTTCGAGATGCTAAGGGCCCTTTTAATGTTAATTCTTCTGTAGCTGATTTTATTTCATCGGGTAAATGGAATCTGAGTAAACTTAAAGAATGTGTCTCCGATCAATCAGTTTCGGAAATCTCTGCTATTCCGATTAGCCGAACGAATGCTAATGACCGTCTTGTCTGGCACTTTGACTATAAAGGTAACTATACGGTCAAATCTGGCTATTACGTTGCTCTCAGCCTTAAAGATTCATCTACGCAGcatgcttcttcttcttcaaatccAAGCAAATCTTTTTGGAAACTCTTATGGTCCATCTCTGCTCCGCCAAAATTAAAACATTTCTTGTGGAGAATTTGTTCGAATGCTTTG TGGTTATCTTCTATGATATCAATGTTTGAGTCGAAGAAGGATGTGTTGTTTTTCCTTTCGACATTTGCTTTTGTGGGATGGTCTGTTTGGGTATCCAGAAATAAGTTTGTTTACGAAAATGTTCCAGTCAGCCATGTTTCAACTTTAAAGGCTAGTGTTCAAGCTCaggtggagtttttatctttaTTAGAAACATCATGTTTAGAGTCTAGAAGCTCCACAGTTGTTTCTTCACTACAGTGGATCCCTCCCCTTGTGAATAAGGTGAAGTTTAATTGCGATGGAGCTTTTAAAAATGGCTCAGCGACTATCGGAGTTATTGGGAGAGACCATGTGGGGCAGCTTGTTGATGGTCTGGGTTGTTCTGTTAAAGCTGTCTCCGCACTTCAAGTGGAATTAATAGCAATTCGAGAAGCATGTCAAGCCATCAAGAGTCAACAATTATCTTCTGCAATTGTAGAATCTGATTGCAAATTTACTGTTGACCTTTTATCTTCGAGCCTGGATCCTCCTTGGAGTTGCGCTGTTTTAGTTGAAGACATCAAAGTTATAGCTTCTCAGTTTTGTACCGTCTTCTCTTCCGTGCCTCGTCATTGGGTTGCAAAACAAGCTTTTCATGGTCTGCTCCTTCTTGATTGGGTTTCTAGCCCTCCAGCTGATTTGCTCTCTTTATTGAGCAGTGATTTCTCTCGTGTTTCTTGA